A region of the Coffea eugenioides isolate CCC68of unplaced genomic scaffold, Ceug_1.0 ScVebR1_334;HRSCAF=992, whole genome shotgun sequence genome:
GTCCCTCACAAAGTTTACCCATGTTCTTGGTGTTTGTTTCCGGTCCCACTTCATtcgtatcacgttccaccaagaacgtgCGGCCCCTTCCAATTGGAAGACAGCGAAAGTAACCTGCCTCTCCTTTGAATAGTGtagggcggcaaaaatatcAATCATTTTCTCTAACCATTTTTCCGCCACATCCGGATCTGGCCCGCCCAGAAATTTTGGCggagagaacttctgaaatctctctagGGCCCGATCTTCACTCTCTACTACATGGCCAGGGTTCCCAGGTTGCTGGATAGGAGGTTGGCCCTGCTGTTGCACTACGTGATCTAACAggtcagtcatttgctgcatagcagcaccTATTTGGGCActagggtcaaccctaggttcaggatttggttcaaTCGTGGTATCCCTAGTACCCTCATCAGTTGTAGGTTGCCTAACGCTGCGGCCACGGCCTCTCccactacgagtgccctccatTCTCTAGGTCAATCTAATGTCGAGGcacaaaataatattaaaaggGCATATAAATATAATCATATAAGCATGAACGAACGAAGAATCAAAAGTAAACACCACATAAGGCATGTATACACATAAAGCATTTatacataaaacacataactATGTCAAACAGTCGTACATAAGCAGTCAAGCAAATATATACACAAGTACTCCCGTGAAGCCAAAAGAGGATCTGTCGAGATACACTGTACAACCtaggtcccaaaagtacaaagCTACTAACCAAAAGTTTTCCTAGGTATCCCTCACACTGGATCAAAACAaggctcaaaaccctaatctagtccTCGACGGAGCCAACCGACTCCCCCCCAGAGCTAGAGCTAGGTGCGCCTCCCTGACCTGGAGCTCCGCCACCTGGAACTCCCCCTGGCGCATTAGCGCCAATCACTTCCTGGATCAGGGCCCcacatgtgagaacccgtactttccctaatattttcctagggtttttcccctttaattgcatgttttctgcattttctggcctaggaatattttcttggtggattttatgagtaattatagtttttagatgattgttctagcattgggtagtttttgaaaaattacggatcgattatggacgtgggccccactagtgcgaaaagttcggaaaaattcggccaataagattaagtttcggatactgtgtaaaatttatcgggtgttaagagataagtagaatgtgtgaagtgattgatgtgagaaggaaagaaagataagaatgcattaatgagtgtgacaagtgtcacaatatgattggttggactttatggtttactattcacatttttgacttttgaccaaaattagttaatatctccaaaaattcacaaaattcaccattttcttaccttgtgttggccggccctctctcttgcaagaaggaagaaagttcatcaaatttcaagcttccatctcactcaatcttccacaaacaagagcttagactagatttcactccataaaaacctttcttctagtgctaataagtgtagtagtgaagttgatttgaagagctaaggtgtccacaatccctatctctcttgatttcttggtaagtgatgcttgaacaccctactacatctaatgatgcttatgtttggcttagaagtggctaaagtgatggattataggatttatttcttggtttggcttgatttggtgaagttttccattttatgatgaattttctggtttcatatgatcttgatggtgtggttgttttggaGGGTTGGTTTGGagggttggtaataaggggctttgactctagtaggtgtgaattgatgattaatgcaatcaattttggttttggaatgaaatgtgaaaagttagggttcatgaacccctaatctgtccgaaattttaggtcatagatagaggccgaattggacttttctcaaaacatgaaagttttaggtattgatgagtttgtagttcctgcaaaatttcagggcatttggagtagtatagagtgcgttatgccgtttttactgttgctgtttttggtgaacagaatgtccgaactgcgatagtaattgtctgttttgactggaattggtttggattctgttgttggtgtcttctgatgaaatgtagctggatatcttagctatcatatgcctttggaatttcggcatttggacctgtatagactgagttgtgttcattacagttttgtgtgttttgcaaacctgttttggtaatgctGGCTTAGTTTTTgtcacatttgacctagttttgctaggaactggactgagtggccttctacattgttgtagccctgtttcatagcttcgaaacggtgggtcttacacccccatccgataaccttagtgaatttgacgccattaccgcataataagggcaaaacagtttttctattcggggccaagactaatgctacttctaatttctggtttgttatcatgtttagttatgtatatgaaactctattggggttgtgattggcattgttttgtgactcgttatcgagtctcattgcatttgtttacgtgttctagggcgtgacggtggttcacgacattctcctgacggaagtgcatgaaatagcactgaaTTGAttagtgagtatactactcacttaaatgttacaatgtggctttggtatatgtgaatttgatgccttgacGGCTAATATGGCTATTgaaaatgattgaggtgagggtgtacttgaccgccctcacccccttgtgattccattcaggactgtttaccgttttactgaaatactgcactggctatatgagatattgaattccattcatggaaaactgatttggtgtcgtttggacgaatgtcCAAcagccttactgtattactgagctcaaccccgtaggtagtcaattggatcgagccggcgagggcttggtcgtgaatattgacgtgccacggggactgtactggggaatcttgtagtaatgagactcttggttccggtatactcgagtattaccaaaatgactgattggagtgcgggcccggttggggtatgtttggtggaaggaatggagtgaagtgaggtctacggtcgggtattcttaaacattgacggagggtcaatgagattggatcaagaatgtaagcgtggaaatgggctcttgagagccatccgtatccttttaccgacttgttttaattcttaattgtgtactcgaaatgaaagattatgcttatatgatccttgtgcttatgtggtagtaactcactgggcttaagctcattccgttccatttgttttccttacaggaaaatgaccacttttggaaaggttatatttgttggttgtcaagttgagctcatgtaaatgcatcttttggatagctcttcgaatgaaaccctaatgtgtattgggttcacgttcttttgattggcaaaccgaacatgtatattcgtagtgaatgatttttgatatgccgttttggcttgaaaatgttacatttcaatgtgtgtatgtttggttgatatttggttgaattttggatcaactcgtatttcaaacggcgaaagaaaaattttggctactctcggcctagtatctggattctgccgtgtccagcactattcatcttcggcttcGAATttcgtttttatttattttgtgattttgacttgtttacgcgcgtgggtatgttccggaacgtattagatcgacgtgaactgatccgttagtcctggcgagagctgggcaggcagtccgctaacccctttggttcgccttaggggaaagtggggctgttacaccaCACTCATCGATAATAGCGCCGGACCGGTCTCTCACCTCCCGGACTACGCGAGTAAGGCGGTCATTAACCACCTGCAACTGCTCTCTCAGAGCATTCGTCCTCTCCTGCTCCATGGCCACGTCCCCCTGGAGCTCCCCAATCCTATCGGCCTGCATCCGCGTGATGCCCCTAAGTCTAAGGGTCTCAGTGCGCTCCCTGGCGGCGGCACATCTAAGCCTCCGTCGTTCAGCAAGTACCGCCACAACCACGTGGTCCGCGTAAGAGTAAAACTGGCAACGCCTACAGCGGCGGGTCCGGCTAGCGTATACCACAGCCGGATCGGACCTCCCGGTCTCTCCTGGTAGTCGATAACACGTGGGCGCCTCTGCGGTGGCTCGCCTCCGCCCGCTCCACTAGTACCAGCCATAACCTACAAAGATAGCAAAGGTTTATATCTTAGACAATATATTCACACTTAATGGCATCTAAACACAATCCCACAAGTTCTAAGGATCAGGTTTCAGGTTCGCCCAGAgtatttctaacctaggctctgataccacctgtgacagccccaccttcccctaaggcgtaccaaaggggttagcggactgcctgcccagctctcgccaggactactaaaacggtAAAACAGTAACTCAAGTCGTTCGGGAATCTACTAGCGCGCTTAACCAAGCCAACAATCAAGAAAcggaaaaaacaaaagttaaaataaagtGAATGTGActaccacgtcacaatccgtcaggacccaatcgaatacaagtAACTTTTTACAACCCCTGAAAGgaatatatacaagccaaatataaTACATTGAACATGAGTACACACACACTGTTACAAACCACATTCGTgtgtttacaagccaaaaggaagcatttaaatccaagtacaattaagtttccaactattgaggagctatacaaaatctctcaactagctctactcaactcattcttcaaaatcaaaagtccaaaaggtaaatccctgtaaggaaaacaaaattcacggagtgagctttcgcccaatgaggtaccgtCACGTAAATTTACcaggatcacataaacacaagaatattcaatccaaatacGTACGTCCAGCAAGCAAAACAACAACACCCAAGTATaaggaataaaaggatacggatggctctcaagagcccttttcctcttttgccatgcttgatctcatctcattgactctccgtcaatgtataccaggtaatcatgaccgtagactcctctttactccaattatccgtccacctcactttccccttaccgggcccgaacaccaaacagtacagagttggtattactcgagtataccggaatcaagggtctcatacccaaagattcccaaatacagtccccatggcttgtcaaatgtccccgaccaagtccttactggctcgagtccattgacttccaatgaggtagagctcagagtgaACAGTAAAGATTGGTAtccaatcgacaccaaatcaagtacagtcaagaGTGTTCAAGTGATACAAGTACAGTCAAGTAAGCCTAATATAATAACCAGTCAAGAAGgccagagagtacgagagtggtaaagtacaccctcgcctcacctagcTCAAACAATCATCTCAACTAGTCCAaatcacagaattcaagtacaagaaagccacggaataacaaacatgtgagtagtacactcaccaagttcaacaaagaaatttcacaagttttcgcccgacgtgagcctcggatcaccggcacgccctataacaatcaagaaagtacaatgaaaactcaaacacaagtcgaatacctttttctaggaactattaaggcaagacccaaatatagcttggaaatgaaaaatacataacatttagggttaaaagtagAAATAAACCCTAAGATTATTCATTTCTATCAAATCTCAACCCAACTCATAAGAATCCAATACCCTAGAcacttggacagcatttcccctaaaatttcagcttttccaacctacaagacaaccaataaaagccatccaacacaaccacaagcacccaaacaatatATAAGCCATTCAATAAGCgtcattagggtcacaatacccttcaattatagccaattagaagttcaacaatcaactatagaaaacccccaatttgaaaccctaaatctgaaattttccgcacaggcggaaattttccgcaattaaccacaattaacgcacaagagagctatttaataccatttagaaccatcaattcaagctcaatcatatccatcataggaaaacagaaaaattccagaaaaaaatcagaaaattaggaaacttcactccaatccaccaaatcttccgtAAAATCGCGTAAATAGCtactataaggcaccaattggccaaaattaataacaaaagatgagttccaagcaagataccttagttcttcaagaaaggttgtagcttaggtgattttcttccaaaccaacaCCACCAAGTGCTTCACAGACCCTAAGCAAGATGTTtttatggactaattcaagaaacaaacggctagttttcaagatttgagcaaggaTTTGAAGATGAAGGTTGAAgaatcttttccttttgcttcCAAGGAGcattcggccaagagggagGAAGAAGTGAAGTCATCTTGGTCAAAATTAGACTTTAAGTAAAGTTAAAGAAGTTAGgccaaaagttaggcaagtttAAGCTAATGACAAgtggacacttggcaccttaTTGTTGCTAGAAGTCATGTTCTTGTCTCCTCAGTATTAAttcatctaggtaacctccaattatctcctaacacctagtaattaaaTCCCTATAGGCAATATTTAACCGaatcggccgaatttctctcactaaatgcactagcgggtcccacgtcccaaaatacgttccaaatttctcacgaactaccttatactagaaaatgattttaaaactatatttactgataaaatgttgataaaaggaatataataaagaaaataaaaaaaaacgggtgcacaggaataaaataataaataaataaataaaaatttttttttctgggttctcacactctctcccccttaaagaatttcgccctcgaaattgctcacctgggttactaaataactcagggtatttcttttgcatctcttcctccaactcccaagttgcctcttctattccatgatttctTCACAAAACCTTTACCAATGGAATTTGCTTATTCCTCAGTTCCTTAATCCTTCGATCGAGTACTTGTACAGGTCTTTCTTCGTAAGTAAGTGCCTCATCTAACTCAATCTCCTCTGGTCGCACAACGTGGGTTGGATCAGGATAGTATTTTTTCAGCATCGAAACATGGAAGACGTCATGAATCCGAGATAAACTTGGCGGCAACTCGAGTCGGTACGCTACCTTCCCAACTCGTTGGAGAATTTTGTAAGGCCCCACGAAccgtggttgaagtttctttcctctacccgcagtGACGCTTCGTAGTGGTGTGATTTtaaggaaaacacggtctccaacttcgaactccaaatctttccttcggttatctgcgtagctcttttgtcggctttgagctgtttggagtctttgacggatcaatttaaccttctcttgtgcatcctccatccaaggaatggttgttggatctagagctttcttttcccctacttcatcccaataaatggGCGAACGACACttccgtccgtagagagcttcatatggtgccatttgaatggacGAATGGAAACTGTTATTGTAGGCAAACTCTACCAAAGTCATATGTTGACCCCAAttacccccaaaatccagaatacaagttcgtaacatatcctcgagggtttgaatggttcgctctgactgtccatccgtctgggggtgataagtggtactaaggttgattttggtccccaagttctcctgaaacttttgccaaaacctcgatacaaaacgaggatctcggtctgaaactatactcactggaaccccatgcaacctcacaatttcattcaGGTACAATCGAGCCAGCTTATCCATGGAATCCTTCACATTCACGGGtaagaaatgagccgatttggtcaaccgatcaacgatcacccaaacggcatcatgtcctttcTGAGTTCTTGGCAGTCCAGAAACAAAGTCCAtcgtgatattttcccacttccattcaggtatctcaagaggttgtaacagtccagagggtttttggtgttcagccttgacttgctggcaaatcagacaggtttggatatattgagcaatctccctcttcatcttatcccaccagtacaaccgtcgcaagtcttggtacatcttattactaccaggatggatcgtgtatttcgatcgatgggcttcctctaaaatttctcttttcaggtTTTCATCATTGGCTACCACTACTCGGTTCCTATACCTTAAAATCCCTTCAGGACCCAAATTGAAGTCAGGTAGTGCTTCCTTTTCCACCTTTTccttccacttttgtaccatcggATCCTTCTCTTGGGCTTCTTTAATTCGATCGAGAATAGCAGATGTCACCCGAATATTCCCAAAAGTTACTTGTTTGCATCCCAGTCTAGGGTTCCACTCGCTAGCTGCTCCTAACATTTCCCACTCCTTgaccattaaccctgctacttgagccttcCGACTTAAGGCGTCCGCTACTACGTTAGCCTTACCGGGATGGTAGTTGAtcgtgcagtcataatcttctaagagttccatccaccggcgttgcctcatattcaactctttttgggagaaaaggtatttaagactcttatggtctgaataaacctcaaaggtaaccccgtagagatagtgtctccactttttcagagcaaagaccacagcagctaactccaagtcatgggtaggGTAGTTTTGTTCATGGGTTTTTAGTTTCCTAGAGGCAAAGGCAATCACGTTCTTGTTCTGCATCAATACGCACCCCAAGCCTTCCctcgaagcatcggtataaacggTAAAACTGTCCTTCCCATTAGGCAAGGCCAAAACAGGAGCCATGGTTAACCTTcgtttcaactcctgaaaactggTTTCACACCTAGTATCCCACACAAAACGGCTATTTTTCTTCGTTAGATCGGTTA
Encoded here:
- the LOC113757827 gene encoding uncharacterized protein LOC113757827 yields the protein MEGTRSGRGRGRSVRQPTTDEGTRDTTIEPNPEPRVDPSAQIGAAMQQMTDLLDHVVQQQGQPPIQQPGNPGHVVESEDRALERFQKFSPPKFLGGPDPDVAEKWLEKMIDIFAALHYSKERQVTFAVFQLEGAARSWWNVIRMKWDRKQTPRTWVNFVRDFNAKYFPPLVQEKKEDEFIRLRQGTQSVAEYESQFTRLSKFAPELILTEQRRVRRFIQGLNVEIQKDLAVAQINTFSDAMEKALR